A genome region from Cydia pomonella isolate Wapato2018A chromosome 21, ilCydPomo1, whole genome shotgun sequence includes the following:
- the LOC133529814 gene encoding uncharacterized protein LOC133529814, whose product MRYLAVLVLVAVARGMPTAEKEDQGIVGSVMGVVKECSEGDVSLCLKEKALKYVETLSSARELSLTDGVTLVGNGSPRSARALDPLPEEPRAREALVESRLVDSAADLLENHVIQFKLPSFAVEGMRRSLEEARGKKKKIKQLLPLLALAKLKITALIPLFLAIIAFAATKALLLAKVSLLVAGILALKKLLAHKHHETSYEVVAHPHHDEHYASSGHGWGRSIDDAQNLAYGAHVKSD is encoded by the exons ATGAGGTACTTAGCTGTCCTAGTTTTGGTCGCGGTGGCGCGGGGCATGCCCACCGCCGAAAAAGAAGATCAGGGGATCGTGGGCAGTGTTATGGGTGTGGTGAAGGAGTGTTCTGAAGGCGACGTGTCTTTGTGTTTGAAG GAGAAGGCATTAAAGTATGTGGAGACGTTGTCGTCAGCGCGGGAGTTGAGCCTGACTGACGGAGTGACCTTAGTTGGGAACGGGTCTCCGAGGTCTGCTCGTGCTCTGGATCCTCTGCCTGAGGAGCCTCGAGCCAGGGAAGCGCTCGTGGAGTCGCGGCTAGTGGATTCTGCTGCTGATCTGTTGGAGAACCATGTCATCCAGTTCAAGCTGCCGTCCTTCGCTGTTGAGGGCATGAGGAGATCACTCGAAGAAG CTCGTGGCAAAAAGAAGAAGATCAAGCAGCTCCTGCCTCTCCTGGCTCTCGCCAAGTTGAAGATCACCGCTCTCATCCCCCTATTTCTCGCGATCATCGCCTTCGCCGCCACGAAGGCCCTCCTCCTCGCCAAGGTGTCCCTCCTCGTCGCCGGTATCCTCGCCCTGAAGAAGCTTCTGGCACACAAGCACCATGAGACCAGCTATGAAGTCGTGGCCCACCCTCATCATGATGAACATTACGCCAGCAGCGGACATGGTTGGGGAAGATCCATCGATGACGCCCAGAACCTCGCCTATGGCGCTCACGTCAAGTCTGATTAA